A DNA window from Bombus huntii isolate Logan2020A chromosome 10, iyBomHunt1.1, whole genome shotgun sequence contains the following coding sequences:
- the LOC126869919 gene encoding hexokinase type 2 isoform X2, which produces MTEEKPGDLNWSQEQIDQKIRDICKELILSNEQLHMVMQKLDDEMNKGLSKETHDQAVVKCFATYVQDLPDGSEKGHFLALDLGGTNFRVLLITLDHQNFDMKSKIYAIPQSLMLGTGTQLFDHIAQCLALFVKDLNLHNERLPLGFTFSFPLSQHGLTKGYLVRWTKGFNCSGVVGEDVVALLEKAIAKRKDVKIEVCAILNDTTGTLMSCAWKNRNCRIGLIVGTGTNACYVEKTTNVQCAIPGNFSQEKPYMLINIEWGAFGEGGVLDFILTEFDRAIDENSINPSKQLFEKMISGMYMGELTRLVLEKVVNAGLLFGGKCPSDLKKRGKFFTKYVSEIENDAKGKYTNCREVLAELGLRNVSDQDCENVRYVCSVVSRRAAHLASAGIATLLNKMGEDSVTVGIDGSVYRFHPYFHELMTEKISQLQNYKFDLMLSEDGSGRGAALVAAVAAGHR; this is translated from the exons ATAAGAGATATCTGCAAGGAGCTGATCCTTTCCAACGAACAGCTCCATATGGTTATGCAAAAGTTGGACGATGAGATGAACAAAGGTCTATCGAAGGAAACGCACGATCAGGCGGTTGTGAAATGTTTCGCGACCTACGTCCAAGACCTTCCCGATGGCAGTG AGAAGGGCCACTTTCTGGCCTTGGATCTGGGAGGGACGAATTTCAGGGTGCTCTTGATCACCTTGGATCACCAGAATTTCGACATGAAGAGCAAAATCTACGCCATACCACAGAGTCTCATGTTAGGGACTGGTACACAGCTCTTCGATCATATAGCTCAGTGTTTGGCGCTGTTCGTCAAGGACCTGAACCTTCACAACGAGCGTCTACCTCTTGGTTTTACGTTCAGCTTCCCATTGTCTCAACACGGGCTGACCAAAGGCTACCTAGTCAGGTGGACGAAGGGTTTTAATTGCAGCGGTGTAGTCGGCGAAGACGTGGTTGCTTTGCTCGAAAAGGCAATCGCAAAAAGAAAA GACGTGAAAATCGAGGTATGCGCCATTCTGAACGACACCACTGGTACTCTGATGTCGTGTGCTTGGAAAAACAGGAATTGCCGTATCGGATTGATCGTCG GAACTGGTACCAACGCCTGTTACGTGGAGAAGACGACGAACGTACAATGTGCGATTCCAGGAAACTTCTCGCAAGAGAAGCCGTATATGCTGATCAATATCGAATGGGGTGCGTTCGGCGAGGGTGGTGTGCTCGATTTTATTCTAACGGAGTTCGATCGAGCGATCGACGAAAATTCGATCAATCCGTCGAAACAGTTGTTTGAGAAGATGATATCGGGCATGTACATGGGAGAATTGACGAGGTTGGTTCTCGAAAAAGTGGTGAACGCCGGGCTACTGTTTGGTGGAAAGTGCCCCAGCGATCTTAAGAAACGGGGCAAATTCTTCACGAAATACGTTTCAGAAATCGAAAA CGATGCTAAAGGGAAATACACGAACTGCCGCGAAGTACTAGCAGAATTAGGATTACGAAACGTAAGTGACCAGGACTGTGAAAACGTTAGGTACGTTTGCTCTGTTGTGTCGAGGAGAGCAGCTCACCTGGCCAGCGCTGGAATCGCCACGTTATTGAACAAAATGGGCGAAGACAGCGTAACAGTCGGAATCGATGGCTCGGTCTACAGATTCCATCCGTACTTCCACGAGCTTATGACCGAGAAGATAAGCCAGTTACAGAATTATAAG TTCGATTTAATGCTCTCGGAGGATGGCAGCGGTCGTGGTGCGGCGCTGGTCGCCGCAGTGGCTGCCGGACACCGGTGA
- the LOC126869919 gene encoding hexokinase type 2 isoform X4 yields MLCKRTRTKYIRDICKELILSNEQLHMVMQKLDDEMNKGLSKETHDQAVVKCFATYVQDLPDGSEKGHFLALDLGGTNFRVLLITLDHQNFDMKSKIYAIPQSLMLGTGTQLFDHIAQCLALFVKDLNLHNERLPLGFTFSFPLSQHGLTKGYLVRWTKGFNCSGVVGEDVVALLEKAIAKRKDVKIEVCAILNDTTGTLMSCAWKNRNCRIGLIVGTGTNACYVEKTTNVQCAIPGNFSQEKPYMLINIEWGAFGEGGVLDFILTEFDRAIDENSINPSKQLFEKMISGMYMGELTRLVLEKVVNAGLLFGGKCPSDLKKRGKFFTKYVSEIENDAKGKYTNCREVLAELGLRNVSDQDCENVRYVCSVVSRRAAHLASAGIATLLNKMGEDSVTVGIDGSVYRFHPYFHELMTEKISQLQNYKFDLMLSEDGSGRGAALVAAVAAGHR; encoded by the exons ATAAGAGATATCTGCAAGGAGCTGATCCTTTCCAACGAACAGCTCCATATGGTTATGCAAAAGTTGGACGATGAGATGAACAAAGGTCTATCGAAGGAAACGCACGATCAGGCGGTTGTGAAATGTTTCGCGACCTACGTCCAAGACCTTCCCGATGGCAGTG AGAAGGGCCACTTTCTGGCCTTGGATCTGGGAGGGACGAATTTCAGGGTGCTCTTGATCACCTTGGATCACCAGAATTTCGACATGAAGAGCAAAATCTACGCCATACCACAGAGTCTCATGTTAGGGACTGGTACACAGCTCTTCGATCATATAGCTCAGTGTTTGGCGCTGTTCGTCAAGGACCTGAACCTTCACAACGAGCGTCTACCTCTTGGTTTTACGTTCAGCTTCCCATTGTCTCAACACGGGCTGACCAAAGGCTACCTAGTCAGGTGGACGAAGGGTTTTAATTGCAGCGGTGTAGTCGGCGAAGACGTGGTTGCTTTGCTCGAAAAGGCAATCGCAAAAAGAAAA GACGTGAAAATCGAGGTATGCGCCATTCTGAACGACACCACTGGTACTCTGATGTCGTGTGCTTGGAAAAACAGGAATTGCCGTATCGGATTGATCGTCG GAACTGGTACCAACGCCTGTTACGTGGAGAAGACGACGAACGTACAATGTGCGATTCCAGGAAACTTCTCGCAAGAGAAGCCGTATATGCTGATCAATATCGAATGGGGTGCGTTCGGCGAGGGTGGTGTGCTCGATTTTATTCTAACGGAGTTCGATCGAGCGATCGACGAAAATTCGATCAATCCGTCGAAACAGTTGTTTGAGAAGATGATATCGGGCATGTACATGGGAGAATTGACGAGGTTGGTTCTCGAAAAAGTGGTGAACGCCGGGCTACTGTTTGGTGGAAAGTGCCCCAGCGATCTTAAGAAACGGGGCAAATTCTTCACGAAATACGTTTCAGAAATCGAAAA CGATGCTAAAGGGAAATACACGAACTGCCGCGAAGTACTAGCAGAATTAGGATTACGAAACGTAAGTGACCAGGACTGTGAAAACGTTAGGTACGTTTGCTCTGTTGTGTCGAGGAGAGCAGCTCACCTGGCCAGCGCTGGAATCGCCACGTTATTGAACAAAATGGGCGAAGACAGCGTAACAGTCGGAATCGATGGCTCGGTCTACAGATTCCATCCGTACTTCCACGAGCTTATGACCGAGAAGATAAGCCAGTTACAGAATTATAAG TTCGATTTAATGCTCTCGGAGGATGGCAGCGGTCGTGGTGCGGCGCTGGTCGCCGCAGTGGCTGCCGGACACCGGTGA
- the LOC126869919 gene encoding hexokinase type 2 isoform X6, with amino-acid sequence MVMQKLDDEMNKGLSKETHDQAVVKCFATYVQDLPDGSEKGHFLALDLGGTNFRVLLITLDHQNFDMKSKIYAIPQSLMLGTGTQLFDHIAQCLALFVKDLNLHNERLPLGFTFSFPLSQHGLTKGYLVRWTKGFNCSGVVGEDVVALLEKAIAKRKDVKIEVCAILNDTTGTLMSCAWKNRNCRIGLIVGTGTNACYVEKTTNVQCAIPGNFSQEKPYMLINIEWGAFGEGGVLDFILTEFDRAIDENSINPSKQLFEKMISGMYMGELTRLVLEKVVNAGLLFGGKCPSDLKKRGKFFTKYVSEIENDAKGKYTNCREVLAELGLRNVSDQDCENVRYVCSVVSRRAAHLASAGIATLLNKMGEDSVTVGIDGSVYRFHPYFHELMTEKISQLQNYKFDLMLSEDGSGRGAALVAAVAAGHR; translated from the exons ATGGTTATGCAAAAGTTGGACGATGAGATGAACAAAGGTCTATCGAAGGAAACGCACGATCAGGCGGTTGTGAAATGTTTCGCGACCTACGTCCAAGACCTTCCCGATGGCAGTG AGAAGGGCCACTTTCTGGCCTTGGATCTGGGAGGGACGAATTTCAGGGTGCTCTTGATCACCTTGGATCACCAGAATTTCGACATGAAGAGCAAAATCTACGCCATACCACAGAGTCTCATGTTAGGGACTGGTACACAGCTCTTCGATCATATAGCTCAGTGTTTGGCGCTGTTCGTCAAGGACCTGAACCTTCACAACGAGCGTCTACCTCTTGGTTTTACGTTCAGCTTCCCATTGTCTCAACACGGGCTGACCAAAGGCTACCTAGTCAGGTGGACGAAGGGTTTTAATTGCAGCGGTGTAGTCGGCGAAGACGTGGTTGCTTTGCTCGAAAAGGCAATCGCAAAAAGAAAA GACGTGAAAATCGAGGTATGCGCCATTCTGAACGACACCACTGGTACTCTGATGTCGTGTGCTTGGAAAAACAGGAATTGCCGTATCGGATTGATCGTCG GAACTGGTACCAACGCCTGTTACGTGGAGAAGACGACGAACGTACAATGTGCGATTCCAGGAAACTTCTCGCAAGAGAAGCCGTATATGCTGATCAATATCGAATGGGGTGCGTTCGGCGAGGGTGGTGTGCTCGATTTTATTCTAACGGAGTTCGATCGAGCGATCGACGAAAATTCGATCAATCCGTCGAAACAGTTGTTTGAGAAGATGATATCGGGCATGTACATGGGAGAATTGACGAGGTTGGTTCTCGAAAAAGTGGTGAACGCCGGGCTACTGTTTGGTGGAAAGTGCCCCAGCGATCTTAAGAAACGGGGCAAATTCTTCACGAAATACGTTTCAGAAATCGAAAA CGATGCTAAAGGGAAATACACGAACTGCCGCGAAGTACTAGCAGAATTAGGATTACGAAACGTAAGTGACCAGGACTGTGAAAACGTTAGGTACGTTTGCTCTGTTGTGTCGAGGAGAGCAGCTCACCTGGCCAGCGCTGGAATCGCCACGTTATTGAACAAAATGGGCGAAGACAGCGTAACAGTCGGAATCGATGGCTCGGTCTACAGATTCCATCCGTACTTCCACGAGCTTATGACCGAGAAGATAAGCCAGTTACAGAATTATAAG TTCGATTTAATGCTCTCGGAGGATGGCAGCGGTCGTGGTGCGGCGCTGGTCGCCGCAGTGGCTGCCGGACACCGGTGA
- the LOC126869919 gene encoding hexokinase type 2 isoform X3: MKTSTLSSSDMIKQEIRDICKELILSNEQLHMVMQKLDDEMNKGLSKETHDQAVVKCFATYVQDLPDGSEKGHFLALDLGGTNFRVLLITLDHQNFDMKSKIYAIPQSLMLGTGTQLFDHIAQCLALFVKDLNLHNERLPLGFTFSFPLSQHGLTKGYLVRWTKGFNCSGVVGEDVVALLEKAIAKRKDVKIEVCAILNDTTGTLMSCAWKNRNCRIGLIVGTGTNACYVEKTTNVQCAIPGNFSQEKPYMLINIEWGAFGEGGVLDFILTEFDRAIDENSINPSKQLFEKMISGMYMGELTRLVLEKVVNAGLLFGGKCPSDLKKRGKFFTKYVSEIENDAKGKYTNCREVLAELGLRNVSDQDCENVRYVCSVVSRRAAHLASAGIATLLNKMGEDSVTVGIDGSVYRFHPYFHELMTEKISQLQNYKFDLMLSEDGSGRGAALVAAVAAGHR, translated from the exons ATAAGAGATATCTGCAAGGAGCTGATCCTTTCCAACGAACAGCTCCATATGGTTATGCAAAAGTTGGACGATGAGATGAACAAAGGTCTATCGAAGGAAACGCACGATCAGGCGGTTGTGAAATGTTTCGCGACCTACGTCCAAGACCTTCCCGATGGCAGTG AGAAGGGCCACTTTCTGGCCTTGGATCTGGGAGGGACGAATTTCAGGGTGCTCTTGATCACCTTGGATCACCAGAATTTCGACATGAAGAGCAAAATCTACGCCATACCACAGAGTCTCATGTTAGGGACTGGTACACAGCTCTTCGATCATATAGCTCAGTGTTTGGCGCTGTTCGTCAAGGACCTGAACCTTCACAACGAGCGTCTACCTCTTGGTTTTACGTTCAGCTTCCCATTGTCTCAACACGGGCTGACCAAAGGCTACCTAGTCAGGTGGACGAAGGGTTTTAATTGCAGCGGTGTAGTCGGCGAAGACGTGGTTGCTTTGCTCGAAAAGGCAATCGCAAAAAGAAAA GACGTGAAAATCGAGGTATGCGCCATTCTGAACGACACCACTGGTACTCTGATGTCGTGTGCTTGGAAAAACAGGAATTGCCGTATCGGATTGATCGTCG GAACTGGTACCAACGCCTGTTACGTGGAGAAGACGACGAACGTACAATGTGCGATTCCAGGAAACTTCTCGCAAGAGAAGCCGTATATGCTGATCAATATCGAATGGGGTGCGTTCGGCGAGGGTGGTGTGCTCGATTTTATTCTAACGGAGTTCGATCGAGCGATCGACGAAAATTCGATCAATCCGTCGAAACAGTTGTTTGAGAAGATGATATCGGGCATGTACATGGGAGAATTGACGAGGTTGGTTCTCGAAAAAGTGGTGAACGCCGGGCTACTGTTTGGTGGAAAGTGCCCCAGCGATCTTAAGAAACGGGGCAAATTCTTCACGAAATACGTTTCAGAAATCGAAAA CGATGCTAAAGGGAAATACACGAACTGCCGCGAAGTACTAGCAGAATTAGGATTACGAAACGTAAGTGACCAGGACTGTGAAAACGTTAGGTACGTTTGCTCTGTTGTGTCGAGGAGAGCAGCTCACCTGGCCAGCGCTGGAATCGCCACGTTATTGAACAAAATGGGCGAAGACAGCGTAACAGTCGGAATCGATGGCTCGGTCTACAGATTCCATCCGTACTTCCACGAGCTTATGACCGAGAAGATAAGCCAGTTACAGAATTATAAG TTCGATTTAATGCTCTCGGAGGATGGCAGCGGTCGTGGTGCGGCGCTGGTCGCCGCAGTGGCTGCCGGACACCGGTGA
- the LOC126869919 gene encoding hexokinase type 2 isoform X5, translated as MNPRTIRDICKELILSNEQLHMVMQKLDDEMNKGLSKETHDQAVVKCFATYVQDLPDGSEKGHFLALDLGGTNFRVLLITLDHQNFDMKSKIYAIPQSLMLGTGTQLFDHIAQCLALFVKDLNLHNERLPLGFTFSFPLSQHGLTKGYLVRWTKGFNCSGVVGEDVVALLEKAIAKRKDVKIEVCAILNDTTGTLMSCAWKNRNCRIGLIVGTGTNACYVEKTTNVQCAIPGNFSQEKPYMLINIEWGAFGEGGVLDFILTEFDRAIDENSINPSKQLFEKMISGMYMGELTRLVLEKVVNAGLLFGGKCPSDLKKRGKFFTKYVSEIENDAKGKYTNCREVLAELGLRNVSDQDCENVRYVCSVVSRRAAHLASAGIATLLNKMGEDSVTVGIDGSVYRFHPYFHELMTEKISQLQNYKFDLMLSEDGSGRGAALVAAVAAGHR; from the exons ATAAGAGATATCTGCAAGGAGCTGATCCTTTCCAACGAACAGCTCCATATGGTTATGCAAAAGTTGGACGATGAGATGAACAAAGGTCTATCGAAGGAAACGCACGATCAGGCGGTTGTGAAATGTTTCGCGACCTACGTCCAAGACCTTCCCGATGGCAGTG AGAAGGGCCACTTTCTGGCCTTGGATCTGGGAGGGACGAATTTCAGGGTGCTCTTGATCACCTTGGATCACCAGAATTTCGACATGAAGAGCAAAATCTACGCCATACCACAGAGTCTCATGTTAGGGACTGGTACACAGCTCTTCGATCATATAGCTCAGTGTTTGGCGCTGTTCGTCAAGGACCTGAACCTTCACAACGAGCGTCTACCTCTTGGTTTTACGTTCAGCTTCCCATTGTCTCAACACGGGCTGACCAAAGGCTACCTAGTCAGGTGGACGAAGGGTTTTAATTGCAGCGGTGTAGTCGGCGAAGACGTGGTTGCTTTGCTCGAAAAGGCAATCGCAAAAAGAAAA GACGTGAAAATCGAGGTATGCGCCATTCTGAACGACACCACTGGTACTCTGATGTCGTGTGCTTGGAAAAACAGGAATTGCCGTATCGGATTGATCGTCG GAACTGGTACCAACGCCTGTTACGTGGAGAAGACGACGAACGTACAATGTGCGATTCCAGGAAACTTCTCGCAAGAGAAGCCGTATATGCTGATCAATATCGAATGGGGTGCGTTCGGCGAGGGTGGTGTGCTCGATTTTATTCTAACGGAGTTCGATCGAGCGATCGACGAAAATTCGATCAATCCGTCGAAACAGTTGTTTGAGAAGATGATATCGGGCATGTACATGGGAGAATTGACGAGGTTGGTTCTCGAAAAAGTGGTGAACGCCGGGCTACTGTTTGGTGGAAAGTGCCCCAGCGATCTTAAGAAACGGGGCAAATTCTTCACGAAATACGTTTCAGAAATCGAAAA CGATGCTAAAGGGAAATACACGAACTGCCGCGAAGTACTAGCAGAATTAGGATTACGAAACGTAAGTGACCAGGACTGTGAAAACGTTAGGTACGTTTGCTCTGTTGTGTCGAGGAGAGCAGCTCACCTGGCCAGCGCTGGAATCGCCACGTTATTGAACAAAATGGGCGAAGACAGCGTAACAGTCGGAATCGATGGCTCGGTCTACAGATTCCATCCGTACTTCCACGAGCTTATGACCGAGAAGATAAGCCAGTTACAGAATTATAAG TTCGATTTAATGCTCTCGGAGGATGGCAGCGGTCGTGGTGCGGCGCTGGTCGCCGCAGTGGCTGCCGGACACCGGTGA